The genome window AACTGACGCCGTCGCTCCCCGGAGAGCGCGCCTCGGTCACGCTTCACTCGCTTCGGCCCGGCGGGCGGACCGGCGGCCCCGACGACCGGCCGCTGCACGCACCCGGGAGCCGCGAGACCGTCGTCGCGCTGGCGGGGCGCCTCGTGCTCCACATCGACGGCGAGAAGTACAGCCTCGCCGAGGGGGACGCCGTGACGTTCGACGCCGATCTCCCCCACCACTTCGAGAACAAAGGCACCCGAGAGGTACGGTTCATGGCTGTGGTCACCTCGGGGCTGCGGGCGACCTGACGGGAGCGACGATGCCGAGCACGATGTTCGACAAGATCTGGAAGGCGCACGAGGTCCGTCCCGACCTGATCTACATCGACCTCCACCTCGTGCACGAGGTCACCTCGCCGCAAGCGTTCGACGGTCTGCGCCTGACCGGCCGCGGCGTGCGCCGTCCGGACAAGACACTCGCGACGGCCGACCACAACGTCCCGACCGACGGCACCGCGGTTACGCGGATGATCTCCGACGTCCTGTCACGCAAGCAGGTCGAGACGCTCGAGCAGAACTGCGCCGAGTTCGGCATCCCCGTGTACTCCATGGGATCCGATCGCCAGGGCATCGTGCACGTGATCGGCCCGGAGCTGGGCGTCACCCAGCCCGCCACGACGATCGTCTGCGGCGACTCACACACCTCGACGCACGGCGCCCTCGGCGCCCTCGCCTTCGGGATCGGCACGAGCGAGGTCGAGCACGTGCTCGCGACCCAGACGCTCGTCCAGCGCAAGCCCAAGAGCATGCGGATCTGGTATTCGGGCGAGCTCGGCTTCGGCGTCACGGCGAAGGACGTCATCCTCGCGACCATCGGCAAGCTCGGGACGAGCGGCTGCGTCGGCTACGCCGTCGAGTACGCCGGCCCGGTGATCGAGCGCCTTTCGATCGAGAACCGACTCACCGTCTGCAATATGACGATCGAGGGCGGCGGCCGCGCCGGCATGGTCGCCCCCGACGAGACGACCTTCGCGTACCTCGAGGGAAGGCCGGCCGTCCCGTCGGGCGCCGCGTGGGAGCAAGCGCTCGACCGCTGGCGCGCGCTCCCGACCGAAGACGGTGCGGCGTTCGACCGCGAGGTGAAGATCGACGGCTCCGCGATCGCACCGATGGTCACCTGGGGGACGACGCCGGGCATGGTCGTCGACGTCACCGGACGGGTCCCGTCCCCCGACGACTTCGCAGAGCCGTCCGATAAGGAGACCGCAGAGCGGGCGCTGACCTATATGGGCCTCGAGGCCGGCACGCCGATCACCGACGTGCCGCTCGACCGCGTCTTCATCGGCTCATGCACCAATTCGCGGATCGAGGACCTCCGCCGTGCCGCCGCGATCGTCGACGGCCGGCGCGTAGCGGAAACGGTGCGCGCGATGGTCGTGCCGGGCTCCGCGCAGGTGAAGCTCCAGGCCGAGTCAGAGGGGCTCGATCGCGTCTTCGAGACCGCCGGCTTCGAGTGGCGGTCGGCCGGATGCTCGATGTGCCTGGGGATGAACCCCGACATCCTCGCGCCCCAGGAGCGCTGCGCCTCGACCTCGAACCGCAACTTCGAGGGCCGCCAGGGCGCCGGCGGCCGGACGCATCTGGTCTCACCCGAGATGGCGGCGGCGGCGGCGATCGAGGGACACTTCGTGGACATCAGGAGCTGGAGGTAGCCATGGGGGACCTCGATAGAGGCGCGGTCGACAAGCTGCTCACCACCACGCGCGCGGTTCGCAAGCGGCGCGACCTCGCCCGCCCGGTCGAGCCCGAGGTGATCGGCGAATGCCTCGAGATCGCGATGCAGGCGCCGACCGGCTCCAACATCCAGGCATGGCGATGGGTGGTCGTGACCGACGCGGACAAGAGGGCGGCGGTTGCGGAGCTGTACCGGAAGGCGATGGACCCTTACCACAAGATCATGGAGGGACTCGCCTCAGCGACCGAAGACGGCAAGAAGGTCTTCGGCTCCTCGAACTATCTCGCAGAAGTGCTGCACCGCGTTCCGGTGCATCTGATCCCGTGCCACCTCGGCACGCCGGACACCTTCAAGCAGATGCTCGCCGGAGGCGGGTACCCGTTCGAGGTGTCCGACAACCACGCCGCCTCGGGCTTCTACGGCTCGATCTGGCCGGCGGTGTGGAGCTTCATGCTCGCGGCGCGCTCGCGCGGGCTCGGCTCGGCGCTGACGACGATGCACCTCGCGCTCGAGCGCGAGGTCGGCGATCTGCTCGGCATCCCCGACACGGTCACGCAGGTCGGGCTCGTCCCGGTCGCCTACTACACCGGCGAGACGTTCAAGCCGGCGAAGCGCCGACCGTCGGAGAAGGTCACGTACTGGAACGGATGGAAGAGCTGATGGAGCCGGTCCGGCTCGTGAGCGGCAAGGTGTCGGTCCTCGACCGCGCCGACGTGGACACCGACCAGATCATCCCCAAGCAGTTCCTCAAGCGCATCGAGCGAACCGGCTACGGCGAGTTCCTCTTCTACGACTGGGTGAGAAGCGGCGAGGTGACGGTCGAGGCGAATCCGATCCTCGCGGCCGGGCGGAACTTCGGATGCGGATCGTCGCGCGAGCATGCCGTCTGGGCGATCCAGCAGTTCGGATTCGGCGCGGTGGTCGCGCCGTCGTTCGGCGACATCTTCTACGGCAACTGCACCAAGAACGGCTTGCTTCCAGTTCTCCTCCCAGAAGCCGACGTCCGCGCGCTCATGGCCGCCGGCGAGGCCACGATCGATCTGGCCGCGCAAACCGTGTCGTTCGCCGGTCGGTCGGTTCCGTTCGAGATCGACGCCGACATCAAGCACCGCCTCCTGAACGGCCTCGACGAGATCGGCCTCACGATGCAGTACGAAGCCGAGATCAGCGCGTTCGAGCGCGACCGTTTGCCGGCCGGGCCGGTGACGACCGCCCTCTAAGCCGGCGTCGGTCCCCCGCTCCGGCGGATCGGCATCATCGTCGGCAAGGGATCGTTGATCAGGAAGTCGCGGATCAAGGCGTTCACGAGCTCGGGTTTCTCCATCGGGAGCACATGAGAAGCGCCGGGCATGATCCCGAGCTGCGCGTTCGGGATGCCGCGATAGATCTCTGCGCTGTGTTCGATCATGACCATGTCGTCGTCGCCTGCGAGCACAAGGGTCGGAGCCGTGATCCCCGCGAGCTCTGCTGAATCGAGTACGGTTTCGGTCGTCGCCATCGCCGTCTCCTTCGCCAGCAACACCGCCCAGTGCGCCTCGCCGTCGGGCGACATCACGGCGTGCGCGTTGCGGAACGGCGCCAGACCCGGATCATCCGGCGGCGTGGCCGCGAAACCTTGATTGATCTCTTCCGGCACGCCGTCGGGCCGGATATTGGATCCGATCGTGACGAGCTTGGTCACGAGATCCGGACGACGAGCGGCCACGGCGAGCCCGATGTTCCCGCCGTCGCTCCAGCCGACGAGCGACGCGGGCCTTTTCACGACATGCTCGAGGAAGGCGACCGCGTCCTCGACCATCAACGCATAGGAGAAGGGACCGGGGTCGGACGAGCGGCCGTGAGCCCGGCGATCATAGAGGTGAACCGTGAAATGCTGGGCGAGGGCGGGCGCGTGATACTCCCATTCGGCGCTGGAGCTGAGCCCGCCGTGGAGCAATACCAGCGGGGGTCCCGACCCGAAGGACTCGTGCCAGGTCTTGACGCCGTTGACGTCGTCGTAGCTCCCGGAGAAACCGATCTGCGATGTCGTCACCATGACCTCCCAGTGGCCGGGGCGGGGCCGCATGCCGGATGCGCCTCGGGGTGCTCTATCCTGAGCGTCGATGTCATCCCTCGCAATAGTAACCAAGGTCGATCACGTCTTCGTCCCGGTCGCCGATCCCGCTCCCCTGTTCGAGCTGTTCACCGGCCCACTCGGGCTGCCGGTCGCGTGGGCCGATCACGACTACGGGATGTTCCGAAGCTCGGGCGTCTGCCTCGGCAACGCCAATATCGAGTTCGTCTCCGGCGACCCGAAGGTGATGTCGTTCTTCGCCCCGACCGAGCCGCTCACGGTCCGCGGGATCGCGTTCGAGCCGGCCGAGCCGGATCGCGTGGTCTCGTCGCTCGACGAGCGGAAGCTGCGTCACACGCCGCCCTTCCCTTTCCAGGAGCCGGGCGTCGAGACGCCT of Actinomycetota bacterium contains these proteins:
- the leuC gene encoding 3-isopropylmalate dehydratase large subunit, giving the protein MPSTMFDKIWKAHEVRPDLIYIDLHLVHEVTSPQAFDGLRLTGRGVRRPDKTLATADHNVPTDGTAVTRMISDVLSRKQVETLEQNCAEFGIPVYSMGSDRQGIVHVIGPELGVTQPATTIVCGDSHTSTHGALGALAFGIGTSEVEHVLATQTLVQRKPKSMRIWYSGELGFGVTAKDVILATIGKLGTSGCVGYAVEYAGPVIERLSIENRLTVCNMTIEGGGRAGMVAPDETTFAYLEGRPAVPSGAAWEQALDRWRALPTEDGAAFDREVKIDGSAIAPMVTWGTTPGMVVDVTGRVPSPDDFAEPSDKETAERALTYMGLEAGTPITDVPLDRVFIGSCTNSRIEDLRRAAAIVDGRRVAETVRAMVVPGSAQVKLQAESEGLDRVFETAGFEWRSAGCSMCLGMNPDILAPQERCASTSNRNFEGRQGAGGRTHLVSPEMAAAAAIEGHFVDIRSWR
- a CDS encoding nitroreductase family protein, whose amino-acid sequence is MGDLDRGAVDKLLTTTRAVRKRRDLARPVEPEVIGECLEIAMQAPTGSNIQAWRWVVVTDADKRAAVAELYRKAMDPYHKIMEGLASATEDGKKVFGSSNYLAEVLHRVPVHLIPCHLGTPDTFKQMLAGGGYPFEVSDNHAASGFYGSIWPAVWSFMLAARSRGLGSALTTMHLALEREVGDLLGIPDTVTQVGLVPVAYYTGETFKPAKRRPSEKVTYWNGWKS
- the leuD gene encoding 3-isopropylmalate dehydratase small subunit; the protein is MEELMEPVRLVSGKVSVLDRADVDTDQIIPKQFLKRIERTGYGEFLFYDWVRSGEVTVEANPILAAGRNFGCGSSREHAVWAIQQFGFGAVVAPSFGDIFYGNCTKNGLLPVLLPEADVRALMAAGEATIDLAAQTVSFAGRSVPFEIDADIKHRLLNGLDEIGLTMQYEAEISAFERDRLPAGPVTTAL
- a CDS encoding alpha/beta hydrolase produces the protein MRPRPGHWEVMVTTSQIGFSGSYDDVNGVKTWHESFGSGPPLVLLHGGLSSSAEWEYHAPALAQHFTVHLYDRRAHGRSSDPGPFSYALMVEDAVAFLEHVVKRPASLVGWSDGGNIGLAVAARRPDLVTKLVTIGSNIRPDGVPEEINQGFAATPPDDPGLAPFRNAHAVMSPDGEAHWAVLLAKETAMATTETVLDSAELAGITAPTLVLAGDDDMVMIEHSAEIYRGIPNAQLGIMPGASHVLPMEKPELVNALIRDFLINDPLPTMMPIRRSGGPTPA